In the genome of Spea bombifrons isolate aSpeBom1 chromosome 11, aSpeBom1.2.pri, whole genome shotgun sequence, one region contains:
- the NOBOX gene encoding homeobox protein NOBOX produces MNTEKSVNDLTVPELVAGGSNEEEEDEEPSLLCTEREVEDDTEGFNTVIIQGGADDLETSDAGDYHINAPETTAGEGGHCQLSLLTVCGPLPESTGGCYSTYGGEVSQGPGYFSTRGQFQPEDLKVERNFSSTAPPPRRSARCAATYRIPTFVYDTGPVGERQRGKCPSDHVEETSAPCRKKSRTLYSIDQLQELERLFMEDHYPDNEKRREIADIIGVTPQRIMVWFQNRRAKWRKLEKNCVKAGKSSMSSNAGAPHSESAAIAVSTASALSHPEAVALNVTSSHPTYATIPAIRNGLSVIPGSFHPAPQPCDVISQHNCSLNSTGSGLGSPAEMCLPPSQEYPPAFPSPPPLRRAGLPMSLACNPSTHMVPLMLDTPESTCTPPSSDGDVFTYNIQEYDSRSPTMQEAIGTSMRFGGSYYQNNQLGHFQIPQYSQYTQYQRLPVHSLTPTSPEDTHFLTLPGNNGGLLAYGSSGTFLQGRAGGHILLQPGSGGLAFHAPSWNDLYIQSAAFQCRPQLGASRSIPDQMHFAQAAPRILQHASNAPPAQVTGERENTEGE; encoded by the exons ATGAACACAGAGAAATCTGTGAATGATTTAACGGTGCCAGAGCTGGTGGCCGGGG GTTCcaacgaggaggaggaggatgaggaaccTTCGCTGCTGTGCACGGAGCGGGAGGTAGAAGATGATACCGAAGGATTTAACACGGTTATTATCCAAGGAGGGGCAGATGACTTGGAGACTTCTGACGCCGGGGACTATCATATAAATGCCCCGGAAACTACAGCTGGCGAGGGTGGTCACTGTCAGCTGAGTCTCCTGACGGTTTGCGGGCCATTGCCCGAGTCTACGGGTGGATGTTACTCTACCTACGGTGGGGAGGTCTCACAAGGTCCGGGATACTTTTCTACCAGGGGCCAGTTCCAGCCTGAAGATTTAAAGGTTGAGAGAAACTTTTCGTCGACGGCTCCTCCTCCACGTCGTTCCGCTCGCTGCGCAGCCACGTATCGCATCCCAACCTTTGTCTATGACACTGGCCCCGTAGGAGAAAGGCAGAGGGGTAAGTGCCCGTCAGACCATGTCGAGGAGACCTCAGCGCCCTGCAGGAAGAAGAGCCGGACTCTCTACAGCATAG ATCAGCTGCAGGAACTGGAGCGCCTGTTTATGGAAGACCATTATCCAGACAATGAGAAAAGGCGAGAGATCGCAGACATCATCGGTGTCACTCCGCAGAGGATAATG gtTTGGTTCCAAAACCGTCGAGCCAAATGgcgtaaattagaaaaaaactgtGTCAAGGCTGGAAAGTCATCCATGTCATCGAACGCTGGGGCGCCTCATTCGGAGAGTGCGGCGATCGCGGTCTCCACGGCATCTGCACTTTCGCACCCGGAAGCCGTCGCACTTAATGTCACTTCGTCCCATCCTACATACGCCACCATTCCAGCCATCCGCAACGG aCTTTCTGTCATCCCCGGCTCCTTTCACCCGGCTCCTCAGCCCTGCGACGTTATTTCTCAGCACAACTGTAGCTTAAACAGCACCGGTTCag GTTTGGGGTCACCAGCAGAAATGTGCCTCCCGCCTTCCCAGGAATATCCCCCCGCTTTCCCCAGCCCCCCTCCTCTGCGCCGTGCCGGCCTGCCAATGTCTTTGGCCTGTAACCCCAGCACCCACATGGTGCCGCTGATGCTGGATACCCCCGAGAGCACGTGCACGCCGCCTTCGTCCGACGGGGACGTGTTCACCTATAACATTCAAGAGTA TGATTCTAGATCCCCGACCATGCAGGAGGCAATTGGGACATCGATGAGGTTTGGCGGCTCGTATTACCAAAATAATCAGCTGGGGCATTTCCAGATCCCACAGTACTCCCAGTATACCCAGTACCAGCGGCTCCCGGTGCACAGTCTTACCCCGACTTCTCCTGAGGACACCCATTTCCTGACTTTGCCTGGAAATAATGGTGGGTTGCTGGCCTATGGGAGTTCTGGGACTTTCCTCCAAGGGCGAGCCGGGGGACACATCCTCCTACAGCCCGGCTCAG GGGGCCTAGCGTTTCATGCACCTTCGTGGAATGATCTGTATATCCAGAGCGCCGCCTTCCAGTGCCGACCTCAGCTTGGGGCGAGCCGCAGCATCCCGGACCAGATGCATTTTGCTCAAGCGGCGCCGCGTATTCTGCAGCATGCGAGCAACGCGCCTCCTGCACAGGTGACCGGTGAGAGAGAAAACACAGAGGGTGAGTGA